A window of the Microtus pennsylvanicus isolate mMicPen1 chromosome 4, mMicPen1.hap1, whole genome shotgun sequence genome harbors these coding sequences:
- the Sec61a2 gene encoding protein transport protein Sec61 subunit alpha, which produces MGIKFLEVIKPFCAVLPEIQKPERKIQFREKVLWTAITLFIFLVCCQIPLFGIMSSDSADPFYWMRVILASNRGTLMELGISPIVTSGLIMQLLAGAKIIEVGDTPKDRALFNGAQKLFGMIITIGQAIVYVMTGMYGDPAEMGAGICLLIIIQLFVAGLIVLLLDELLQKGYGLGSGISLFIATNICETIVWKAFSPTTINTGRGTEFEGAVIALFHLLATRTDKVRALREAFYRQNLPNLMNLIATVFVFAVVIYFQGFRVDLPIKSARYRGQYSSYPIKLFYTSNIPIILQSALVSNLYVISQMLSVRFSGNFLVNLLGQWADVSGGGPARSYPVGGLCYYLSPPESMGAIFEDPVHVVVYIIFMLGSCAFFSKTWIEVSGSSAKDVAKQLKEQQMVMRGHRDTSMVHELNRYIPTAAAFGGLCIGALSVLADFLGAIGSGTGILLAVTIIYQYFEIFVKEQAEVGGMGALFF; this is translated from the exons ATGGGCA TCAAGTTTTTAGAAGTTATCAAACCTTTCTGTGCAGTTCTACCAGAAATTCAGAAGCCTGAAAGGAAA ATTCAATTTAGAGAGAAGGTACTATGGACAGCTATAACACTCTTCATTTTCTTAGTATGCTGTCAG ATTCCACTGTTTGGGATCATGTCATCGGATTCTGCAGATCCCTTCTACTGGATGAGAGTTATTCTTGCATCCAACAGAG GAACATTGATGGAATTGGGTATTTCCCCAATTGTAACATCTGGTTTGATCATGCAGTTGTTAGCTGGAGCCAAAATCATTGAAGTTGGAGATACACCCAAAGATAGAGCTCTGTTCAATGGAGCCCAGAAAC TATTTGGTATGATCATTACCATTGGGCAAGCCATTGTGTATGTCATGACGGGGATGTACGGGGACCCTGCagaaatgggtgctgggatctgccTCCTTATCATTATACAG TTGTTTGTTGCTGGTTTGATTGTGCTGCTGTTAGATGAGCTGCTACAGAAGGGTTACGGCTTGGGGTCTGGTATTTCCCTCTTTATTGCCACCAACATCTGTGAAACCATTGTCTGGAAGGCCTTTAGTCCCACTACCATTAACACTGGCAGAG GTACGGAGTTTGAAGGTGCAGTCATAGCTCTATTTCATTTGTTGGCCACCAGGACAGACAAAGTCCGAGCCTTGAGGGAGGCCTTCTATCGGCAGAACCTCCCCAATCTCATGAATCTCATCGCCACAGTTTTCGTGTTTGCTGTTGTCATATATTTTCAG GGGTTTCGTGTGGACTTGCCCATTAAGTCGGCCCGGTATCGCGGACAATACAGTAGCTATCCCATCAAGCTCTTCTACACATCGAATATTCCCATAATTCTCCAGTCTGCCCTAGTGTCAAACTTGTATGTCATTTCCCAGATGCTGTCTGTTCGATTTAGTGGCAACTTCTTAGTAAACTTACTAGGACAGTGGGCC GATGTCAGTGGGGGAGGACCTGCTCGTTCTTACCCTGTTGGAGGCCTCTGCTACTACCTGTCTCCTCCCGAGTCCATGGGTGCCATATTTGAGGATCCTGTCCACGTAGTTGTATATATCATCTTCATGTTGGGATCATGTGCATTCTTTTCTAAGACGTGGATAGAAGTGTCTGGTTCGTCAGCCAAAGAT GTGGCTAAGCAGCTGAAAGAGCAGCAGATGGTGATGAGAGGCCACAGAGACACCTCCATGGTCCACGAGCTGAACAG GTACATCCCCACAGCAGCTGCCTTTGGGGGCTTGTGCATTGGTGCCCTGTCGGTATTAGCAGACTTCCTTGGGGCCATTGGCTCTGGCACTGGGATTCTACTTGCAGTCACTATTATTTAtcagtattttgaaatatttgttaaGGAACAGGCTGAAGTTGGAGGGATGGgtgctttgtttttctaa